The Aurantiacibacter gangjinensis genome includes a region encoding these proteins:
- the ribB gene encoding 3,4-dihydroxy-2-butanone-4-phosphate synthase encodes MEDAIIAKVRDIISSGKMTRAGLARAAGLHANTLRDCGEDGWNPTTETLGKLDRFLTDNDDTPVLVGIEEIIEEARNGRMYILVDDEDRENEGDLIIPAQMATPAAINFMAMHGRGLICLSLDKARVEQLGLEPMSRNNRESMQTAFTISIEAREGVTTGISAADRARTVSVAIDSSKGPQDIVTPGHVFPLTARDGGVLVRAGHTEAAVDISRLAGLNPSGVICEIMNEDGSMARLDDLMVFARKHGLKIGTIRDLIAYRMRNDHLVERIDERAFESDYGGQWRLITYRNTVSGNEAYVLQKGRVTEGEPTLARVHPISVFDDLLGQPGPRKRTLQRAMQVMGEHGSGVIVILTGRVGTSANWTKEDELRNVGIGSQILADLGVHDMILLTNSQPNVVAIEGYGLNIVGHQAIPE; translated from the coding sequence ATGGAAGACGCTATCATTGCCAAAGTTCGCGACATTATTTCCAGCGGAAAGATGACACGGGCCGGTCTTGCCCGTGCGGCGGGATTGCACGCCAACACCTTGCGCGATTGCGGCGAGGACGGGTGGAACCCGACAACCGAGACGCTCGGCAAGCTAGACCGCTTCCTCACCGACAACGATGATACGCCCGTGCTGGTCGGCATTGAGGAGATCATCGAGGAAGCGCGCAACGGCCGGATGTACATCCTCGTCGATGATGAAGATCGCGAGAATGAAGGCGACCTCATCATCCCGGCCCAGATGGCGACGCCCGCCGCCATCAATTTTATGGCAATGCACGGCCGCGGGCTGATCTGCCTGTCGCTCGACAAGGCGCGGGTGGAGCAACTCGGCCTGGAGCCGATGAGCCGCAACAATCGCGAGAGCATGCAGACGGCCTTCACCATCTCCATCGAGGCGCGAGAAGGTGTAACCACCGGCATTTCCGCCGCCGACCGGGCGCGCACCGTTTCGGTCGCCATCGATTCCAGCAAGGGCCCGCAGGATATCGTCACGCCTGGCCATGTATTCCCGCTCACCGCGCGTGACGGCGGCGTGCTGGTGCGCGCCGGCCATACCGAAGCTGCGGTCGACATTTCACGCCTGGCGGGCCTCAATCCCAGCGGCGTGATCTGCGAGATCATGAACGAAGACGGCTCGATGGCGCGGCTGGACGACCTGATGGTCTTCGCCCGCAAGCATGGCCTGAAGATCGGGACGATCCGCGACCTTATCGCCTACCGCATGCGCAACGACCATTTAGTGGAACGGATCGACGAGCGCGCGTTCGAATCCGATTATGGCGGCCAGTGGCGGCTCATTACATATCGCAACACCGTGTCTGGCAACGAAGCCTACGTCCTGCAAAAAGGCCGCGTTACGGAGGGCGAGCCCACCCTCGCCCGCGTCCACCCTATCTCCGTTTTCGACGATCTTCTCGGCCAGCCCGGCCCGCGCAAGCGCACCTTACAGCGCGCCATGCAGGTCATGGGAGAGCATGGCTCCGGCGTCATCGTCATCCTCACAGGCCGCGTTGGCACCAGCGCCAACTGGACCAAGGAGGACGAGCTTCGCAATGTCGGCATCGGCTCACAAATCCTTGCCGATCTGGGCGTGCATGACATGATCCTGCTGACCAATTCGCAGCCCAACGTCGTCGCCATCGAGGGCTACGGCCTCAACATCGTCGGCCATCAGGCCATTCCGGAGTAA
- the eno gene encoding phosphopyruvate hydratase — protein sequence MTAIIDIHGREILDSRGNPTVEVDVLLEDGSFGRAAVPSGASTGKHEAVELRDGDADRYGGKGVRKAVDAVNGAISDALLGLDAEDQRDIDLAMIALDGTGNKGTLGANAILGVSMAVAKAAANARGLPLYSYIGGVAAHTLPTPMMNIVNGGEHADNPIDIQEFMVMPVGADSIAEAVRWGSQIFHALKKGLSEKGLATSVGDEGGFAPNLASTRDALDFIMASIEKAGFTPGDDVVLALDCAATEFFRDGKYEISGENASLSPDEMAAYLAKLCDDYPILSIEDGMDEDDFEGWKALTDMVGDRVQLVGDDLFVTNPERLRMGIDKGLANSLLVKVNQIGTLTETLQAVDIAHRAGYTSVMSHRSGETEDATIADLAVATNCGQIKTGSLARSDRLAKYNQLIRIEEELGDSAVYAGRACFGRLG from the coding sequence ATGACAGCCATCATCGACATCCACGGCCGCGAGATCCTCGATTCGCGTGGCAATCCCACGGTCGAGGTCGATGTGTTGCTGGAGGATGGCAGCTTCGGCCGCGCCGCCGTTCCCTCGGGCGCATCGACCGGCAAGCATGAGGCTGTGGAGCTGCGCGATGGCGATGCGGATCGCTATGGCGGCAAGGGTGTCCGCAAGGCCGTCGACGCAGTGAATGGCGCGATTTCGGACGCGCTGCTGGGCCTCGATGCGGAGGACCAGCGCGATATCGACCTGGCCATGATTGCGCTGGATGGCACGGGCAATAAAGGCACGCTCGGCGCAAATGCGATCTTGGGCGTCAGCATGGCCGTGGCAAAGGCCGCAGCCAATGCGCGCGGCCTGCCGCTCTATTCCTATATCGGCGGGGTTGCGGCGCATACCTTGCCGACGCCGATGATGAATATCGTGAATGGCGGCGAACATGCCGACAATCCGATCGACATCCAGGAATTCATGGTGATGCCCGTCGGCGCGGACAGCATTGCCGAAGCGGTGCGCTGGGGCAGCCAGATTTTCCATGCGCTGAAAAAAGGCCTGTCCGAGAAGGGCTTGGCCACTTCGGTAGGCGACGAGGGCGGCTTCGCGCCCAATCTTGCCAGCACGCGCGATGCGCTCGACTTCATCATGGCGAGCATCGAGAAGGCCGGTTTCACGCCGGGCGACGATGTGGTGCTGGCGCTGGACTGCGCGGCTACCGAGTTCTTCCGCGACGGCAAATACGAGATTTCGGGCGAGAACGCCTCGCTCTCTCCCGACGAGATGGCTGCCTATCTTGCCAAGCTGTGCGACGATTATCCGATCCTCTCCATCGAAGACGGGATGGACGAAGACGATTTCGAAGGCTGGAAAGCGCTGACCGACATGGTGGGCGACCGCGTGCAGCTGGTGGGGGATGACCTCTTCGTCACCAATCCAGAGCGGCTGCGCATGGGGATCGACAAGGGCCTCGCCAATTCGCTGCTTGTGAAGGTCAACCAGATCGGCACGCTGACCGAGACCTTGCAGGCGGTCGATATTGCCCACCGCGCGGGCTACACATCGGTGATGAGCCACCGCTCCGGCGAGACGGAGGATGCGACGATTGCCGACCTAGCCGTTGCCACGAATTGCGGTCAGATCAAGACCGGCTCGCTCGCCCGGTCGGACCGTCTGGCGAAATACAACCAGCTTATCCGCATAGAAGAAGAGCTTGGCGATAGCGCGGTGTATGCCGGGCGCGCCTGTTTTGGCAGGCTGGGGTGA
- a CDS encoding M48 family metallopeptidase codes for MAATIEMICPHQSFRTLRGLALMLAALFLLPATSLSAQTIDELEAQDLRLAGIADNILLANARLCRTRMPVSGLILHSRDQYGDLVSEERFASGDYAIAQVLPGSAAAGAGLQRDDAILAINGTAVDSLEPQGATHLREVAFDILADAAMNGPLSLTIARGGERFEVALDAPSACRALVEVRLGEGARARTDGRIMQLTYVYMTLLSDDEVAIAVAHELAHIVLEHRRRKTEAGIDNGSIFRSFGRNQQINRAAEIEADRLSVHLLANAGYDPAIAEQFWRSEVGASSSALSIPSFVYPSREDRADLIAREVAMFLPLRRGPSWPGHLLQLRNRPFSDY; via the coding sequence ATGGCCGCCACGATTGAGATGATTTGCCCGCATCAGTCTTTCCGAACCTTGCGCGGCTTGGCGTTGATGCTTGCCGCGCTCTTCCTGCTTCCCGCCACCAGCCTTTCCGCACAAACGATCGACGAATTGGAAGCGCAGGATCTTCGGCTCGCCGGGATTGCGGACAACATCCTGCTGGCGAATGCCCGCCTGTGCCGGACGCGGATGCCTGTCAGCGGCCTCATCCTCCACAGCCGCGACCAGTATGGCGATCTGGTCTCGGAAGAGCGCTTTGCCTCGGGCGACTATGCCATCGCGCAGGTTCTGCCGGGATCGGCAGCGGCAGGCGCGGGACTGCAGCGTGACGATGCGATCCTGGCAATCAACGGCACGGCGGTCGATAGCCTGGAACCTCAAGGCGCGACGCACTTACGCGAAGTGGCTTTCGACATACTGGCCGATGCAGCAATGAACGGCCCTCTCTCTCTGACCATTGCCCGTGGCGGCGAGCGTTTCGAAGTAGCCCTGGACGCGCCAAGCGCTTGTCGGGCTTTAGTCGAAGTCCGCCTTGGGGAAGGCGCGCGGGCACGCACCGACGGTCGGATCATGCAGCTGACATATGTTTACATGACGCTGCTCAGCGACGACGAAGTCGCGATCGCTGTGGCGCATGAGCTAGCGCATATCGTGCTGGAGCATCGCCGGCGCAAAACCGAGGCAGGCATCGACAATGGCAGCATCTTCCGCTCGTTTGGACGCAACCAGCAAATCAATCGCGCGGCAGAGATCGAGGCGGACAGACTGTCGGTCCACCTGCTGGCCAACGCCGGATACGATCCCGCTATCGCGGAGCAGTTCTGGCGCAGCGAGGTGGGCGCATCCTCCAGCGCACTTTCCATACCCAGCTTTGTCTATCCCTCGCGGGAGGACCGGGCGGATCTGATAGCGCGGGAAGTCGCCATGTTTCTGCCGCTGCGGCGTGGGCCAAGTTGGCCGGGGCATTTGCTCCAGCTGCGGAACCGGCCGTTCAGCGACTATTGA
- a CDS encoding DUF4170 domain-containing protein, producing MSDTGNEQLLHLVIGGRVTDPRGVEFTDLKDIHTVGYFADYASAEEAWRGWAQRTVDDAEMKYVIVHLHKLLEPELPTG from the coding sequence ATGTCCGATACAGGTAATGAGCAGCTTCTTCACCTCGTCATCGGTGGCCGCGTCACCGATCCGCGCGGTGTAGAGTTCACCGATCTCAAGGATATCCACACGGTGGGCTATTTCGCCGATTATGCCAGCGCAGAAGAAGCCTGGCGCGGCTGGGCACAGCGCACGGTGGACGATGCCGAGATGAAATACGTCATCGTGCACCTGCATAAACTGCTGGAGCCCGAATTGCCGACAGGTTGA
- a CDS encoding glycine C-acetyltransferase, giving the protein MYGKFQQHLQGELDQIRADSLYKDERLIDSPQGAVVDLKDREVINLCANNYLGLAQNPDVNAAARKGVDEWGYGMASVRFICGTQTQHKELEQRLSNFLGMEDTILYPSCFDANGGLFETLLTAEDAVISDELNHASIIDGIRLSKAMRYRYKNDDMADLEAKLKEAEEAGARFKLITTDGVFSMDGFIAQLDKICDLADKYDALVHFDDCHATGFVGERGRGTHEYRGCMDRVDITTGTLGKALGGASGGYTSAKKEVVELLRQRSRPYLFSNTVAPPVVSGAIAALDAVENNPQHIADLREKTAYFRRKMTDLGFDLLPGEHAIVPVMLYEAKLAKEFADEMLKEGVYVVAFSYPVVPKGKARIRTQMSSGLSYEEIDRAIEAFGKVKARLID; this is encoded by the coding sequence ATGTACGGCAAGTTCCAGCAGCACCTGCAAGGCGAGCTCGACCAGATCCGGGCGGACAGTCTCTACAAGGACGAGCGCCTGATCGATTCCCCACAAGGCGCGGTGGTCGATCTGAAGGACCGCGAAGTCATCAATCTGTGCGCCAACAATTATCTCGGTCTCGCCCAGAATCCCGACGTGAACGCCGCCGCGCGCAAGGGCGTGGACGAATGGGGCTATGGCATGGCGTCGGTCCGCTTCATCTGCGGCACGCAGACCCAGCACAAGGAACTGGAGCAGCGCCTCTCGAACTTTCTCGGGATGGAGGACACCATCCTCTACCCGTCCTGCTTCGATGCCAATGGCGGCCTGTTCGAGACGCTGCTGACGGCTGAAGACGCGGTTATTTCCGACGAGCTCAACCATGCAAGCATCATCGACGGCATCCGGCTGAGCAAGGCGATGCGCTATCGTTACAAGAACGACGACATGGCCGACCTCGAGGCCAAGCTGAAAGAGGCGGAAGAGGCGGGCGCGCGCTTCAAGCTCATCACGACCGATGGTGTGTTCTCGATGGATGGCTTCATCGCCCAGCTCGACAAGATCTGCGACCTGGCAGACAAATACGATGCGCTGGTGCATTTCGACGATTGCCACGCCACCGGCTTCGTGGGTGAGCGCGGTCGCGGCACGCATGAATATCGCGGCTGTATGGACCGGGTGGACATCACCACGGGCACGCTGGGCAAGGCGCTGGGCGGCGCAAGCGGCGGTTATACCAGCGCGAAGAAAGAAGTTGTCGAACTGCTGCGCCAGCGCTCGCGGCCGTATCTGTTCTCCAACACGGTGGCACCGCCGGTCGTCAGCGGAGCTATCGCCGCATTGGATGCCGTGGAGAACAATCCGCAGCACATCGCCGATCTGCGCGAGAAAACCGCCTATTTCCGCCGGAAGATGACCGACCTCGGCTTCGACCTGCTGCCGGGCGAGCACGCCATCGTGCCGGTGATGCTGTACGAGGCGAAGCTCGCCAAGGAATTCGCCGACGAGATGCTGAAGGAAGGCGTCTATGTCGTCGCCTTCAGCTATCCGGTGGTCCCGAAGGGCAAGGCCCGAATCCGCACGCAGATGTCCTCCGGCCTCAGCTATGAAGAGATCGACCGCGCCATCGAAGCGTTCGGCAAGGTCAAGGCCCGCCTGATCGACTGA
- the tdh gene encoding L-threonine 3-dehydrogenase, translating to MKALVKAKAEPGLWLQDVPKPEMGINDVMIRVKRTAICGTDMHIYKWDEWAQKTIPVPMVVGHEFVGEIVDIGDNVKGYEKGQIVSGEGHVVCGRCRNCMAGRRHMCADADGIGVNRPGAFAEYLCIPAANVWLHNDGIDLDVASLFDPFGNAVHTALQFNVLGEDVLIIGAGPIGLMAAAVCRHAGARHVVITDLNDNRLEMAKQLGVTRAVNVTRETIEDVQKELGMAEGFDVGLEMSGNEKGFASLVDNMAHGGKIAILGLPPGGMDIDWHKVIFNMLTLKGVYGREIFETWYKMSVFIESGLDLSPIITHRLPYTEYEKGFQAMLSGEACKVVLNWED from the coding sequence GTGAAAGCTCTTGTGAAAGCCAAGGCAGAGCCCGGATTGTGGCTGCAGGATGTGCCAAAGCCCGAAATGGGCATCAACGATGTGATGATCCGCGTGAAGCGCACGGCCATCTGCGGCACCGACATGCACATCTACAAATGGGACGAATGGGCGCAAAAGACCATTCCGGTACCCATGGTGGTCGGCCACGAATTCGTCGGCGAGATCGTGGATATCGGCGACAATGTGAAAGGGTACGAGAAGGGCCAGATCGTGTCCGGCGAGGGCCATGTCGTGTGCGGGCGCTGCCGCAATTGCATGGCTGGGCGCCGTCACATGTGCGCCGATGCAGACGGTATCGGGGTTAACCGGCCCGGGGCCTTCGCCGAATATCTCTGCATTCCGGCCGCCAATGTCTGGTTGCACAATGACGGCATCGATCTCGATGTGGCTTCGCTCTTCGACCCGTTCGGCAATGCCGTGCATACCGCGCTGCAATTCAATGTGCTGGGCGAGGACGTACTCATCATCGGCGCCGGGCCCATCGGGCTGATGGCCGCTGCCGTATGCCGCCATGCCGGGGCGCGCCATGTCGTCATCACCGACCTCAATGACAACCGCCTGGAAATGGCGAAACAGCTGGGCGTAACCCGCGCCGTCAATGTCACCCGCGAGACTATTGAGGATGTGCAGAAGGAACTCGGCATGGCCGAGGGCTTCGACGTGGGCCTCGAAATGTCGGGCAATGAAAAAGGCTTCGCCTCGCTCGTTGATAACATGGCCCATGGCGGAAAGATCGCCATTCTCGGCCTGCCGCCCGGCGGCATGGACATCGACTGGCACAAGGTCATCTTCAACATGCTGACGCTGAAAGGCGTCTATGGCCGCGAGATTTTCGAAACCTGGTACAAGATGAGCGTCTTCATCGAATCCGGCCTCGACCTCTCGCCGATCATCACGCACCGCCTGCCATATACGGAATATGAAAAGGGCTTTCAGGCCATGCTCTCGGGCGAGGCGTGCAAGGTCGTTCTGAACTGGGAAGATTGA
- the ribH gene encoding 6,7-dimethyl-8-ribityllumazine synthase: MAKFLIVEARFYSHLNDMLIEGARAALQAAGHEVEVVTVPGALEVPGAIALAAESGQYDGFVAIGVVIRGETYHFEIVAGESARAIMALTMDGIAIGNGIITTENEDQAIARADPKRKNKGGEAAQAAIRLLELREKFA; this comes from the coding sequence ATGGCAAAGTTCCTGATCGTCGAAGCACGTTTTTACAGCCATCTCAACGACATGTTGATCGAGGGCGCGCGCGCCGCTCTTCAGGCTGCGGGTCACGAGGTCGAGGTCGTCACGGTGCCCGGCGCGCTGGAAGTGCCCGGCGCCATCGCTCTGGCGGCGGAGAGTGGGCAGTATGACGGCTTCGTCGCCATCGGCGTGGTCATCCGAGGAGAAACCTACCACTTCGAAATCGTGGCAGGCGAAAGCGCGCGGGCGATCATGGCGTTGACGATGGACGGCATCGCCATTGGCAACGGGATCATCACGACGGAGAACGAGGATCAGGCTATCGCGCGCGCCGATCCCAAGCGGAAGAACAAGGGCGGCGAAGCGGCGCAAGCGGCCATTCGCTTGCTGGAATTGCGCGAGAAATTCGCCTGA
- a CDS encoding flavin reductase family protein → MHGVGHSELVENFRDAMRHVAATVYAVTTMDAGQRYGILATAVSSLSFEPPSLLVCVNRTASLHDPMERAERFCVNVLGLGNRDVAERFMLPRPDRFGVGEWVDEHEVPVLATAQSSLICKTAHRQVFGTHTIFIGELLAANHRDDATPLTYFDRDYIDISKAPQRDPDA, encoded by the coding sequence ATGCACGGTGTAGGACATAGCGAGCTTGTCGAGAACTTCCGCGATGCGATGCGCCATGTCGCTGCCACTGTATATGCCGTCACGACAATGGATGCGGGGCAGCGCTACGGGATCCTGGCGACGGCGGTCAGCTCACTGAGTTTCGAGCCGCCTTCGCTATTGGTGTGCGTCAATCGCACGGCTTCTCTGCACGACCCGATGGAGCGCGCGGAGCGGTTCTGCGTCAACGTGCTGGGGCTGGGCAATCGCGATGTGGCGGAGCGGTTCATGCTGCCGCGCCCCGACCGTTTTGGCGTGGGCGAATGGGTGGACGAGCATGAAGTGCCCGTGCTTGCCACGGCGCAATCCAGCCTGATCTGCAAAACGGCGCATCGCCAAGTCTTCGGCACGCACACCATTTTCATCGGTGAACTGCTGGCCGCCAACCACCGCGACGACGCGACCCCGCTCACCTATTTCGACCGCGACTACATCGACATCAGCAAAGCGCCCCAGCGCGACCCCGACGCCTGA
- a CDS encoding phage holin family protein: MSATDVDTPVRPGPQAADPAAGPLETPHDPAAPLAEEHAGSRSLLDDIEALYDDARLYLDAELSYQKTRAGFVADRVKKTIAFAVVAAFIAVLATIGLTVGLIIALTPLITAWGATAVVVLGLLLIAYLLVRKAGKTWNGMMAAMNSEEEEMPDDG, encoded by the coding sequence GTGTCCGCTACGGACGTAGACACGCCTGTCCGGCCCGGTCCGCAAGCTGCGGACCCGGCGGCTGGCCCGCTGGAAACCCCGCATGATCCCGCTGCCCCTTTGGCGGAGGAACATGCGGGGTCTCGCTCGCTTTTGGACGATATCGAGGCGCTCTATGACGATGCGCGCCTCTATCTCGATGCGGAGCTATCCTACCAGAAGACCCGCGCCGGTTTCGTTGCCGACAGGGTCAAGAAAACCATCGCTTTCGCCGTTGTCGCTGCTTTCATTGCAGTGCTGGCAACCATCGGCCTGACCGTCGGCCTGATTATCGCCCTGACGCCGCTTATCACGGCCTGGGGCGCAACAGCTGTGGTCGTGCTCGGATTGTTGCTCATCGCCTACCTTCTCGTTCGCAAGGCCGGCAAGACCTGGAACGGCATGATGGCAGCCATGAATAGCGAGGAAGAGGAGATGCCCGACGATGGCTGA